The DNA window GGTTTAAACTGGAAAAGCTCTGTCttgtggagcccccagcccagctgccccacTCCCTGAGCTGCCCCCACAACTCTGCTCCTCTCCTAGCTAAGCCGTGGTGAGCCGAGCCCAGCTGCAGGGGGATGTTCTCCCACctggctctcctccagcccaaagcaggagacgccaggggtgccagggctgagctgatgaagctgctccagcctcctccaggGCTGGACTGCAGCAGTTCCCACAGGTGGAGCTCTGTGGGATGACCCAGGCCTGGAGCAGGGGGTCACGGCTTCGCTCCTGGccaagggcagagctggcagctccctgcagagccctcatGCTGCCTCGGGGAAGGAAATGTCCAAGAGGAACAGTGTGGGACACTAAGGACAGCTGGATGAGCTTGTCAGAGTGCAGGGCCCAGACTGGCTGACCTTGGGTTTCACCtacctggggtgtccccagcaccctcctgctgccatcGTCACCTTGCACCAGGACAGGGTGCAAGGATTCCCTCGGCATGGGGAGCATCTTTACCCCTTCTCCAGGAGGTCCCCTGTGTCCTCGCCCTGCAGGAGTTCATTCCCAGGGGGTGTGGGCAGTTCTGGGGGTCCCTCTGGCTGCCTGGGGAGCCACCAagcaccccctgccctccctgcagcccctctctcatctgcccactgcccccagcccgCCCCAGGAGCCACGCAATCCTCCTGTCCCTAGTGGGAGCAATggccacagccccccatgccAGCTCCCACCGCTGGGCCTCAGCTGGTCACTCACTgtgggggcacagccctgctacCCCTGACGTGGGTTCAGGTAAAGTGCTGTGGTTACCATGTACACCTGCACCGAGCAgctttggggtgtccccagaagctttggggtgtccccagaagctttggggtgtccccagccatctCCCAGAGCAGAAGGAAGATGCTGGGACCTGCACCCACTCTGGGACAGGGTCTCACTGTCAGCCCCAGGCCCCATCTCTGCCATCCCTCACCTCTCCATATTcgctttttctttccttaaaagATAAATGACTTTTGCTTAAAAATAGGGTAATTAATTTCACACCTAATTAATGCAGCTGCTTAGATCACTTTCCCTCCCAAGATGCCAAAATAGATTCTCAGGActggagggagaggaaaagTTGCTTTGATGAGTCACCCGGGGCCCATTTAACTCTTTCTGTACTGGCAGAGAAGAGCCACTGGGATGGAGCCCGCAGCTCCAGGGAAAGCAGCTCATGGATCAAAGAGAAACGGGCGAGGAGCTCTCCgggctctgcagtgccagcGAGGAGCAGGGTCTGGACTCCTGGGGAGGCTCCTGCATCCCATCCCCGGGGCCAGCACCAGGAGGCTCCTGGGATGAATCTACAACAAAAAAAGCTGCTCAAAAAACCTGCGGTTAGtgcgggcagggctggggccggcgCACACCTACAACCAAAGAGCCGATTACGGGGAGagggggcagagcagctcagcatcCCGGCAAGCGCAGCCACGGCAGCGGGgcgagcagcacaggcagccgGGGAGCCCCAGGGCTCGGGGACAAGCGGCGGCGACGCGGGGAGGGGACGGCGAGGCGCGAAGCAGAGCGGTGGCACCGTGCCCGCGCAGCCCCGCGGCCTCACCCGCTGCCCAGCGCACCCAGGGCTCGGCCCCGCGACACCGTCACTTACTAACGACGGGCAGGGCCACCTCAAAACCTGGCCACTTCAACATCGGGGCTGCAAGGGAAACAGAAGGCAGGTTGGAGCACGCCGGGACGCTCGGTGGGAACAGAAGGTCGTGGTTAAGGAGAGACTTAAGGCCACGAGCTGGCCCGAGAGCTCGCTGGCCACCCCGCACGCAGCGCCGGCAGGCAGaggaaacaggaggaaaaaaagaagaaaaaggaggaaaagtggtGTTTATTGAGTCGCTGGTGCTgtgaggaggggaaggaagggcACGGCCAGCCGGGAGCTGTGCGAGTGCAGCGGCCGGGCACGGCGGGGGCTGCGGAAGGGAGGGGGCGGCTTCCTTCCCCCCTCTGTGCCGGCCACCGCCGCTTTCCCAGCGCTGGGAAAACACAGCCGGAGCCTGGGCATGCGGAGCAGGGGCAGCATCACCCCTCGGATGCTCAGCgaggggcagccagccctaaaGCAGCTGTCGCTGCTCCCGCTCAGCGAAGCTGTTTAGTGCAGCGTCCCCAGGGACGGAGCAGGGAACAAAAACACGGCCTGGGAATGCGCAGAGGGCGATGCAGGCGGTGAGGGCAGCACGCAGGCACGGCAGCCGAAAAAGACACCGAGGCCCAGCTCAATGcaataaataaaacttttattcAAACAATAACTCAGTACAGGGCACAATTCTCTCtggcttttaaaaaaaggtttttcagCACTTTACAATCTCCACACAGGCTTTGCTAGGctgggtttgtgttttttgtgtttttttttttttccccctctacaGTCAGTCATTCACTGTGAAATATCCTGGGTTAAAAATCCTTAGCAAAATTCGGACATCGATGCAGGAGGGGCTCAGAACAGTGTGCCCGGAGGCGAGGAGATAACCCAAAAACTGGTCCGGGGTGGGGGGGGTCGGGGGTCTATTGCCAGCAATGTCCCAGTAAACAGGCAATGTCAGAGGTCTTAAAAATCACATCAGAAAAAAGCGTGAACAGCTTTGCAGTGGAGACGGCCACGGGCACTGGGAGGGCTACGGCCGGGCGAGCGCGGAGCGGGACCCCCAGGGCGGGCTGGGAGCCCcccgggcactgccagggctgcctcgctccagcctggctttgggcagCCCCCGGAGCCCCAGCCCTAGCGTGAGGTAACAATACCTTGCtacaaaaaatatatatatatatatatttataaaacaaCCAGGAGTAACCCTTGCGGGCGGCGGGACCCCAGCCCAGAAGCAGCCCTTTGCCCGGGGCGGGAGCGCTGTGCCATCCGCTTCTCCCAAGGGACGGAAGCGGATCGGGCCCGGGGGAGGCGCGGGGACGCTGCCCCCCCCTCGGGAACGGCATCCCGGGCGCGGGCATCCCGGATGCTCAGTAACAGTACGGACACCAGAGGCCATGCATAAGTGATCCAGTCTGGGAGTTTGGTCCAGGCTCGTGCGGGGCGGCCGGCGCGGCCCCGGGGGGGACAGTGCATCGCTAACATCACACGGGAGGACAAACACCGGGTCCCACTAAGTGACAACTGCGCCCGGGCTGCGAGCACAGACCTGGCGGCAGCTCTGCTCCAAAAAGGCTTCAGAAACAAGGGCACTGTGAACACCGGGGAGGGATGATAAGCACCATGGTTTCCTTGAAGATCACAAGAGTTTCAAATCCAAAAGAAGtagagaaagagaaacaaaagggaaggaaaaaaaaaggggggggaaaaagaagcagaaagcTCTTCCAAGCAGCAAGGGGCCGCTGCGAGCCCAGGTGTCCTCACACCGTTGATACCAAACTGCCACTGCCGCTGCAGAACAAAGCACAGAGATGCCAGAGTGGCCGCGGGGCAGCACCGAGCTCAGGCACCGCGGGCAGGGGGGGACCCTGCACGGCCACGGGCTCCACCCGGCCCCGGGAGCGAGATGGGGCAGCTCCGAGGCacaggggatggatggatggctgGATGGATGAAGTGCTGAGGAAAGGCCCAGGAGCGTGGGCTCTCCCCTGTGCAGGCGTGAGGTTGGGAGACGCGACTCTGGAGGAGCACAGCTTGGGGACACCAGGCTGGCCCTGGGACCTGCCCTCCCTGGGTCCCCCCATCTCACAGATGAGACCTGGCCCCATCCCAGTCCCCGGGGAGCCCATGCAGGGAcccctgtggggacacagccccacGGCTTCGCCCACAGCCTGTGACACCGAGAACTCGCAGGGAATGTGACAGCAAGGCGACAGCTTACCTGTTGACGGACCTGGTCCCGTAGTCATCGAGACCctgtggggaggagaggagggagcaCAGTGAGGGATGTGTGGGCTGTGCCTCTCAGGTGCCACCAGAGGGTCACACGGACAAACCAAAGTGCATCAGGACCCAGGGCCGAGAGCTGATGCatttggagaggagaaggagatatggagatgattggagtgggaTTCAGACAGCAGGGAGTGAAGTTCCACCATTCCCTGTAGGATTTATCTGGCCAGACATGGAAAAGCGACTGCTGGGAGAGCCCcgctctgctctgcccagcccctgtgaggaacagagctctggctgctgctgacactGTTGGAAAGGGGCTGCACGACTGAGAGACACCGGTGAAATGTTCTGTGGAAAGAGGGGCTGCCTGTATTCACTCCCACCAGAAACCCACAGGGTTTTGGACCATTTTCTCCTTTAGCCGGTGCtgagcaggctgtgcagggagggacTGAGGGGCAGCTGGGGATCAGAACATCCCTCCAGGACATCCCTCCTTGAGCAAGGGCCTGCTCTGGGACACgactggagcagctctgctctccatgTGGAGAAAACTCCAGAAAAGAGGGGGAGACCCTGGCCTCTAAGCTGGCCGTGCACCAGCAACCAGAGACCCACATTCCCACCTTCCCAGGAATGCTCCCAGTCCCAAAACACCAACCCCAGCTGCAAATCCTGCTGGAAAACCCCAGCAAAACAGCAAGaagtggggctgtgcttcctcCCTACTCcctgcagagaggagcagaTCCTAGCTGACCTGCCCTGTGCAAGGGTTGGTTCTGATGgcccttctctctccctcctcatcctctcccCTCTGCCAGCACGTGATGCCAGCGTGGCTCATCCCACTGTGCTCATTGTGGTGGGACAGCTGCCCTACACTCCTGGCTTAGGCTGAGCCCATCTGCTGTGCATCCTCCCTGGCTTGTTATCCAAGAAGCCCTGGGCTTGCTTTGGGCACTCTGGAATCCTGTCCAGGGTCtgccccaatgtccccatgggACTGTCACCGGCTTGATGTGGCACGTgccagagaaaacacctccagCTGCCTGTGAGCAGCCTGTTTCTGGTGGGAGACTCCATGGAGTCAGCAAGTGTTGTCCTTTGGGGGATTACGGGGCCATTTTGTGCCACTGCCCCCCGTGCCTTGCCCGTTCCTCCCCATCCACGGGCTCCCTGCATCCCTTCAGCCCAGCAGAGGAGCTCGGCAGGGGCAGGTCCAGGCAAGGCACGCGGATCACCAGGCACAAAACAGCCAAACTTCCATAAATCCCAAGGGAAACATTGCAAGCGTCGGACTTACAGCTGTCGACCTAGTGTAAGGCTTGTAGTGAGCGGAGGGTGCTTGGCAGAGGCCACTGGCATAGTCTTTAATTGCACACCCATAGGGCATTAGGTAGTCCTAAAACAACGAACAGAGGTTGGAGAGCTGTCCTGGCACCCCCAGGCATCCCGGGGCCGGGCACGCTCCTGCTCATCCCATcccagagggacagggagctgaGACCCCCggtcagagcagcagggacagtgccCAGGGGTCTGtccagcatccccagggcacAAACACCCCCCCAGAATGGGAGAAGCTGGTGGGAGAGGCTCACCTGGGAGAAGGCGGGCACAGCCACACTGTAGGGCCGCTGCTTGAAGGTgttgctgccctgtgctgggaaggcCTGTGAGGCCATGCCATAGTCTGGCGGTGGGATGGAGATGTCATCCTTGTCCAGCaggttgccagtgctgctgctcttcccttgctgcaggctggggggcCCAGAGCAGAGGTGTCAGCTCCGTGCAGAGACCCCCAGAGCACCCATCCGCTCATGGCATCCACACAGAGGCAGCAATCACCCCGCCGTGCTGTTATTCCTCAGGAATTCCTCATTCCCACCCCAAGGACACCCTGTCACCCCACACGATGCTCCTACCTGGTGTGCACCCGCTCGCCGCCATCGTTGTCAAGGACCCGTGTGTAGGAGAAAGGAAACCAGCCCCTCCTGCAAGGCAAAGAGGGGATGAAGCCAAACGCAGGTGTGTCCCAGACACGGCTGCTCCCCAGGCCACCCAGCCCACTCACATTTTGGTTTTCTCGCTCTCTCCGTAGTGCCAGCCGTCGCGGGCCTCGGGCACCAGCAGGGTGATGAGGTCTCCCTCCTTGAAGCTCAGGAGGGTGCTGTTATCCCCGGCAGCGTGCGAGAAAATCGCCTGCACCCTCGTCCGGCCGTTCCTCTCGAGCCCGGCGGCCATGGAGCTGGAGCGTGGCAGGGTCTTGTTTTCAGCTGGGGGGACAGACACCAGTGGGTGCCCCGAGTCCTGCACCTCCTCATCCCCAGGCACAGGACAGGTCCCCACTGCCCCTTGTTCCAGCCCAGGTTGTGGTTGTGGTTGTACTACAGCCCTCAGTGTGACTCACACCTTCCCCCTCACCCAGCAGATCAGGCTCTCAGCATCACCCACCAGCCATGGCAAAGGGAGCAGCAGACTCCCTGTGCCACATTCCACGAGATTTTCCTTCTGGGAATCCTGTGAAACACCaggacagagcccagctccagcatttcccttccctgtgccaCATTCCACGAGATTTTCCTTCTGGAAATCCTGTGAAAcgccagggcagagcccagctccagcaTCTCCTAATGCCCAGGTCAGGAGGCACGGGCAGCACTTGACACCAAAGGGATGCTGTGGTCACTGTctccccaccagcagcacccccaaaaCCATGCCCAAGCAGCCCCCTTTGGGCACTGGGtgcagcaggggcagctccagggccccTGGCGTGGCTGGGGCCTCACCTGAGGCGTAGCTGTTTTTCGGTGCCACGTTTTTGCGAACTGGGAGTGTATTGGAGTAAGAGTCACTCAGCTGCTTCTGAGGCTGGGGAGGAGATAAAgatttgggctgtgctggcttcATCTCAGACCAGTGGTTGTACCCGTCGCTGTCAGAGCCCGAGACTCCGTTCATCACCggcagggcctcctgcgccgACATGCGCTGCGAgacaggaggggagggggacacGGAGGCTTCATTAGggcatcctgcagctccaggaacatccccctgcagctccaggaacatccccctgcagctccaggaatacctcactgcagctccaggaacatccccctgcagctcaggaacatccctgcagctccagagcatccctgcagcaccagggcaaTCCCACTGCATCTCAGGGAcatctctgcagctccagggcaatCCCACTGCAGTGCCAGaacatccctgcagctcccccgTGGGACACAGCTCCAGAGACAGAGGCAAATCAGAGCTTTGCCCTGTTGGGTTTAGTTTCAGCCAAACCAAACTGCTCTGGGAGGAGCAGTGGGGTCTCCTCTGTGGTATCTTACTGCTCTGAGCTCCCATAACCTGACAATttcctgctgagctctgtgctcagctcgTGTCCTCACATCAGTGGGACACCCTCTTCTGAAGGGTCCTTCATCCCAAGGGTCACTCCAGGCCTTTCCCTGCAGTTTCTGGGGTACCTGGGTTCAGTCCCACAGCTCAGGGACCAGCCTGGACAGGCAGGTCCAGCTCCTGGGTTCCCCAACAGCACCTGGgatccctgctctgcagagctcagtgggatggggtgggacaggCTGCCCGTGCCAGGTCAGGCTCCTCCCCACACCCCAGGATGGCCCAgagctgccatccctgccaCCAGTGCCAGCCCATCCAAGGACAACTTGCCGAGGACAGCGGTGACACCGGCCCGGGCTCGTCCCTCCGCCTTTGCTCaaagggcagggcagctccagcacagggatACTTACTCCTacaaaaggtgccagctccggggggacagggagaggttTGGCACCAGGGATGGGATCAGAGATGATGAGGTTGGACTTGGATGTGGACAGAGGGCTGGGCATGATGGTGCcattgctgctggcagccatCTGCTGCATCAGCTGGATGGCGCGCTCCGGGATCTTGTTGGGGTCCGAGCAGGACTGCTGCCACAGCGGCAGCTTCTGCGTCAGCATCTCCTTCCCCTGCAAAGCAAACCAGgtgtgagggcacagggtgcagctgctgtgccccccttccctgggcagcaccaCACGCAGCCAGGGTTGAGCTGGGACTGAGCGATGGCTCTGTGCATGGCACAGAGAGGGtaacacccagggacaccctgctccaggctccaatggcagcaggaatcatgaaaaatggcaatgagggaagggaaaggtAAGCCAATCTCTCCCCATCATGATGTCCTGTGTGCAGCATCtccaggctgcagggagctgggccccacgtagagcagagaaataaataaaataaataaaaccaggcTGAAAGcatggcagggcacagcccgtgctccaggctgtccccacatccccagggATGAGCTGCTTCCTtggggggctcagccccagcagcctgcaagcccctgtgctgcatccagccccactgctccctgcctgcagcaccatGCTCCAAGGGGCAAACAGATGGAGCCAAACTTGTCCTTATTCCCCCAGAATGTACCAGCACATCCCCCTGCATCACTCAGAGGGGGGAAGATGTCCCAGCCCCCTCGAGGGCACTCCCAAGGGTGACCCGATGTCTGTGCTCTGCCTCACCTGGAGACAAAATGTGGTTCTGCACATCAAAATCCCCCTTTAAATCCAATTTCAAAGTCCCTGCATATTTCCCCAACACCAACCAGCAGGCCCAGCCTCATGACCCTGTGGAGcatcctgcaggagccaggggcagcagcaggatggagctTTGAGCAGGACACACACCACGCCATGGACAAGCCACCAGCAAAGTCCCCCCTGCAAAATCAGCCcgtgtgtgctgctgcagcaaggTTTGGTTGGTTCCTGCTGACCACCAGCCCTGGGGGGCTTTTCCTGCACTCTGCCCGCCAATCCAAGCGTGGATCCGTGCTGTGgatgtgccaggacagagctgaCTAATGCCAgctccctctcctgctccagtgccaagCGTGGTGGCGACAGATGGCTGCTGTGAGCCACGCAGGGCGGTGCTGGGGAACAACCAGAAGGGAGCAcgaggctgcaggagcagcaccagatCCTGGGGGGATCCTGTGCACACccgtgcagctgctgcagctccccaggcgggcaggggcagctccagccctgcgcCAGGGGCAGCACGGGCAGCAGGGATGTGGGGTCACCATGGGCAAGGGGGATTTGGAGTCACCATGGGCAAGGGGGatttggagcagctgctcctgctggggcaCCTTCCCTGGAGTCACCTGTTGGTCACCACCCCCTCGTTCCCTgggtctgtccctgtgtgtgtgtctgtggggctgcacctGCTGAGGTTTTTGGGATCCCAGGCTGTTCTGTGGGGTGCAGCCcgaagtgccagggcagccagGCAGGCTCAGGGGGTGCCACACTCACCTTGGCATGGTAGGTGATGGCGCTCTTGGCCACTGCACACTGCTTCTCCACCAGGAAGCAGAAGCGTCGCCTCTCCTCCGTCAGAGCTGTCTTGTAGCCATCAGACACGTAGTtctccagctccccttgctTGTTGCTGATGGCCTCGATGTACTGCAGGAGAGAGAGACaggagggaaggggctgctggcagtgccacggGGCAGGAGGTGATGCAGAGAGGGGCGGGAGGGACCCCGGcatgggacagacagagggacacccagggacagacATGGGGACatacacagggacacacagacacagggacagacagacacagggacagacacacagagacagggacacacatacacacacagggacagacacagggacagagacacagggacagacacacacacacacacacagggacaggcacatACCCAGGGACAGACATGGGGACatacacagggacacacagacacagggacacgcacacagggacagacacacacagaggacacacacacagggacagggacacagacagggacagacacaagGACAGATACAGCTACAcacacacaggaacagacacagggacacacccccagggacagacacagggacaaacacacacacacccaagggacagacagacacagggacacagacacacacccagggacacacacacacacacccagggacaggcacatacccagggacagacacagggacacgcacacagggacagacagacacagggacacacacaccccagggacagacagacagccacagggacacacacacacacgcccagggacagccacagggacacacacGTGTGCCTGCACACCCCCCAGCCCCTTACTCACGGCACCCCCACGCGGAGCTGACTCAGCCGTGGGTGCCCGGCACGAGCTGTACCCGCAGCCCCCGCTCAGCGCCGGGCACGGgggcgctgccagggctgccccggCACCCGGCaggggctgccacagcccctggctcagcctggcacaaaCCAGGGCAGATCCCAGCCTGCTATGGCATCGCCCGGGCTGTGCCGGGTCCCTGCCCGCTGCTGAGGATGGCACGGGgaccctggcacacacagggaTGGCACGGGGACCTGCCACacacagggatggcacagggacccTGCCACACACAGGGATGGCACGGGGACCCTGCCACACACAGAGATGGCACAGGgaccctggcacacacagggatggcacagggatccTGCCACACACAGGGATGGCACGGGGACCCTGCCACacacaggggtggcacagggatcCTGCCACACACAGGGATGGCACGGGgaccctggcacacacaggggtggcacagggatcCTGCCACACACAGGGATGGCACGGGgaccctggcacacacagggaTGGCACGGGGACCCTGGCACACATAAGGATGGCACAGGGAccctgtcacacacagggcCACCAGCACCCTGAAcctgccagcagtgccttcaGCCTGCATttcccacagggacacagaggtgctgctgggcagtgccacaggctggCACAGGACGCCCTGGCTGTTCCCTGGTGCCACCCCTGGGCTGGCAGACACAgtggccctgccaggctggcagctggaggttcctctgctgcctcctgctctcccaATGCAATGGTGCCAGCCCGGCGGTGCCAcgctgggctctgccagcaccacacctggcacggcagcagcacacaggggaAGCCCCAGCTGCCTTGCCCTGTGTGATGGAAAGGTGGCACAGGGCACTCCAGGGACAGCACCAGCCTCACTGGACACAGAGGTGCCCCCAGCTCCCTGACCTGGCCACTTtgccctccctccatccctttggATGCTCCCAgctgccacctgccaggggaGAAGCTCTGGGAGTAGCACCTCGTGCCCATCACTGTCCCACACTGTCCCATCACTGTGACACCTCCCTGCCACCAcctctgccctgggacagcGGCACCACAACACCTGAAAGCCACAActcccacagcccaggcaggactggacctgctgcaggcagcccaAGCTTCTCTGAGCTGGGAATTAAACTGGAAATTcagggcccagagcagctctgctgcctctttACGGGTATCAGTTATTTTTAGCGTGCTACAATATTTATTAAGGGATGCATAAAATGGAGCAAACCAACAAAAGCAGCAAGATTCGGTGACATGGCAGACTTCAAAGGGGGATTATTTTGGGGCTGGACCTGCTCGTggctcccagcctgctctgagcaccCCTGAGAGCAAAACCCAGGGCAGGGCTcgtgccagggccagcagcttTTGGGTCTCCCCACATTGCACCAACCCGGGTGAGGGAAAGAGCACCAGTGAGAAATGGATTAAAAACCAGTTTTGCAACCAGCAACCCCATTTCAAAGAGaatttttccctccaaaatgAGAAAATCCAGGGCGAACGCCCGTGGCCATGAGGAGGAATGAGCAAAGGGAGCTGAGCACACACTGGGCACACTCAgggggaagggatggagggCTGGGCATCATCCCAAAGCAGAGGCACGGGGCATGGCACTGGGAATGCCAGGCAGCgccagcacagaggcacaggaggaggcagcagcagcctgggcacacagaggaggaggaggaggaggaggaggcgctGGGGAAGGCTCCTGCAGCAGCGGGCTCAGGACGGCAGCAGCCGCCTCCTCCTGGGTATTATTAGCCTGGAACAGcgcagggacagagcccagagcagcagcctggcactgctgatgGGAGCTGGGgagtgccagccctggtgccagccccagtgccagcctggagagccagtcccagtgccagcctgcagagcccccagccccagtgccagcctggagagcccccagccccagtgccagccccggTGTCAGCCCCAGTGCTagcctgcagagcccccagccccagtctGCAGTGCCAGTCCCAGTGccagcctgcagagcccccagccccagtgccagccccagtgccagcctgcagagccccctgccctccagctcagccctgctgtgcctgcatgcaccaagccctgctgcccacactcaTCCACACCATGGGCAGCCCCACAAGAGGTTCTGCCCCAGGGGAAGGGGCAGGACAGCTccccctcctgcacagccccattTCTGGAAGGAAAGCAGAACCCTGACAGCACCCGAAATAGCAGGAGCACACACAGACCCTGATtgccattaattaattaatttaattttccccCACCATCCTGCCTAATTTATTAACTGGGCCACCAAGGAGGAGAAGGTGAGGAGTGaggagagctcagctgcagctcactGGGCTCAGACTCCCTGCAGGATCCCCGTGCCTGGGCCAGGCTCCAGCCCAGACACCACTCACACAACAGGGAGGGACAAACCCTGATCCTGGCAGCGTgagggctccagcagcactgaaacCCACAGGCCCCAGCCTTTATTGCCACCCCAGGCTggttctgcagggctgctgctgcttgctgaGCCTGTCTCAGCCCGTCGGAACACGCCGCTCCGCAGCGCAGCGGAGCCCACGCTCCAAACTGGGTGCTCGGAGCTTTATATACCTCATGGAAATGTGCTCTGTGCCATTGATTTACCCACAGCCTGGTTTTACACGCTGTTCCAGCACAAAATGGCGAGCCACGCTCCCTGCTCACGAGGTGCTTTCAGTTTGGGTTCGCTCAGAGTGACAGTGGGATTGCTGATAACGCCCAGGAAAGCAGATTTAAATCAAAATCCTGTTAAATACGCCAGATGCACGGGGGGAAGAGTAACACACAACGCACAGTGTGAGATGTCGGGGCTGCACTCCAGGGAGAGGCTCTGCCTTGCCCAGGAGCGAGGTTTCACTGCAGCCAGGTGCCCACAGGACCCCAGGGCAGGATGGAGACCTGTTCTCATCTCCATTCCccagaaatggggaaatttcAGCCACCCCACTCTGAACCACAGCCAAACACAGCTTGGATGGCATCCCTGATCCCTGAAAGGGCTGGGGGAAGGGGCTTCCCTGCCAGGCTCAGCAGCTTCTCCACTGACAAGCACAAAGCACTGCAAACTGAGACCTTGACTGATTGAGGTTGTCAGCTCCAAACTCAAACACGTTAAGGATCATCTAAATAAAATCCCCGGTTtgaaggaggagagagaaaCCCCGCTTGtgatctgagcagggctggtggctgTGCCCAAAGCCAGAGCACACCCCAGAGCCACCTAGGAGCGCTGAAAACCT is part of the Zonotrichia albicollis isolate bZonAlb1 chromosome 19, bZonAlb1.hap1, whole genome shotgun sequence genome and encodes:
- the BAIAP2 gene encoding BAR/IMD domain-containing adapter protein 2 isoform X6, with amino-acid sequence MVLPGPPGMARSEEVHRLTENVYKTIMEQFNPSLRNFISMGKTYEKALASMTYAAKGYFDALVKMGELASESQGSKELGDVLFQMAEVHRQIQNQLEEMLKSFHNELLTQLEQKVELDSRYLSAALKKYQTEQRSKGDSLDKCQAELKKLRKKSQGSKNPQKYSDKELQYIEAISNKQGELENYVSDGYKTALTEERRRFCFLVEKQCAVAKSAITYHAKGKEMLTQKLPLWQQSCSDPNKIPERAIQLMQQMAASSNGTIMPSPLSTSKSNLIISDPIPGAKPLPVPPELAPFVGRMSAQEALPVMNGVSGSDSDGYNHWSEMKPAQPKSLSPPQPQKQLSDSYSNTLPVRKNVAPKNSYASAENKTLPRSSSMAAGLERNGRTRVQAIFSHAAGDNSTLLSFKEGDLITLLVPEARDGWHYGESEKTKMRGWFPFSYTRVLDNDGGERVHTSLQQGKSSSTGNLLDKDDISIPPPDYGMASQAFPAQGSNTFKQRPYSVAVPAFSQDYLMPYGCAIKDYASGLCQAPSAHYKPYTRSTAGLDDYGTRSVNRNPFANVQLKPTVTNDRSAPLIS
- the BAIAP2 gene encoding BAR/IMD domain-containing adapter protein 2 isoform X4, encoding MVLPGPPGMARSEEVHRLTENVYKTIMEQFNPSLRNFISMGKTYEKALASMTYAAKGYFDALVKMGELASESQGSKELGDVLFQMAEVHRQIQNQLEEMLKSFHNELLTQLEQKVELDSRYLSAALKKYQTEQRSKGDSLDKCQAELKKLRKKSQGSKNPQKYSDKELQYIEAISNKQGELENYVSDGYKTALTEERRRFCFLVEKQCAVAKSAITYHAKGKEMLTQKLPLWQQSCSDPNKIPERAIQLMQQMAASSNGTIMPSPLSTSKSNLIISDPIPGAKPLPVPPELAPFVGPQKQLSDSYSNTLPVRKNVAPKNSYASAENKTLPRSSSMAAGLERNGRTRVQAIFSHAAGDNSTLLSFKEGDLITLLVPEARDGWHYGESEKTKMRGWFPFSYTRVLDNDGGERVHTSLQQGKSSSTGNLLDKDDISIPPPDYGMASQAFPAQGSNTFKQRPYSVAVPAFSQGLDDYGTRSVNRNPFANVQLKPTVTNDRSAPLIS
- the BAIAP2 gene encoding BAR/IMD domain-containing adapter protein 2 isoform X1 is translated as MVLPGPPGMARSEEVHRLTENVYKTIMEQFNPSLRNFISMGKTYEKALASMTYAAKGYFDALVKMGELASESQGSKELGDVLFQMAEVHRQIQNQLEEMLKSFHNELLTQLEQKVELDSRYLSAALKKYQTEQRSKGDSLDKCQAELKKLRKKSQGSKNPQKYSDKELQYIEAISNKQGELENYVSDGYKTALTEERRRFCFLVEKQCAVAKSAITYHAKGKEMLTQKLPLWQQSCSDPNKIPERAIQLMQQMAASSNGTIMPSPLSTSKSNLIISDPIPGAKPLPVPPELAPFVGRMSAQEALPVMNGVSGSDSDGYNHWSEMKPAQPKSLSPPQPQKQLSDSYSNTLPVRKNVAPKNSYASAENKTLPRSSSMAAGLERNGRTRVQAIFSHAAGDNSTLLSFKEGDLITLLVPEARDGWHYGESEKTKMRGWFPFSYTRVLDNDGGERVHTSLQQGKSSSTGNLLDKDDISIPPPDYGMASQAFPAQGSNTFKQRPYSVAVPAFSQGLDDYGTRSVNRNPFANVQLKPTVTNDRSAPLIS